CGTGGCGTGGAAGGGTTTAAAGTCGGTGTATTTCGCCTGGTTGGGCTtctgcggccatggctggacGTGCTCGACTCTGTCCTCGGAAGAAGGACGCGCATCATGGTCGTGTTTGGCAGCAAAAATCTCACTCGAGGCAATAACACCACCGCCATCAGGGCCGTGAGTTGAGTCTCTGTCGGAAAGGAGCGGCGAATCTTGCGACTTGTCACACGGCAAGAAGGCAGCTTGCGGCCGTGTCACGCGCAACTCAGACTCATCTTGCTCACAGCTTTCTCTGCCTAACTTGTGAGTTGCTGAAGACATGGCAAAGTCATTGAGGCACTATATCGCGCCTATTCTGAAGCTAGCGGGTGGAAACCATCAAAGAGaaacaaggaagaaaaggtcTAGCAGCGATCTAGCAATGACATGGAGTGCCTCATTTTGAGTCAGATATTTGAACtatggctactccgtagctggCTTCGTATGAGGGCGAATGATAGGTAGTCGGCGACATATATAACATTACTTATACGCTATATCTCAGGCACATATGTCGTATGACCATGTCCGGGCGACTTGTTTCCACATCAGGGTCCTATCTCCCTTGCATACTCTACTCCCTTCGTGGAAATTTTCTGCGCCGGCCCTCCCTTGGAGACCGTTTGCGTTGGGACCGGCTTTACTGGCACGGCTTTACCGCGACGGCTGGGCGCGAAAGATAATCTCGTTTCGGGCCTGACTCGTAACGCCGCTCCAACTGAGGTTATATTAGTCGTACGACTTTGGTCGGTTGCGCTTAACGCAGAGCATTGCCAAGAACGCTTCTTGCACAGGTTATCCGAATCCGCTCTCCCTCATTCCAAGCCTGGGCGATGCGGTTACCTTATCCAGGCAACATGGGCGACTGGGCTTGATCGCGACCGGAGATCTAGCCACCATGACCCTAGCATCGCGTTTTAATGACATCGTCAGATATGACCCGCCTGAGAAGGATTCGGGCGAGCTTTGGAGTATTTCGCTATTGTCCAATAGTTCGGTTTCGTCAAACGTTGAGGGCGTCGCCAATCTATAAAGTCCAAGATGCGGTCAAGGCTCCCTTTTTGTGCTATATCGCGATCAAAACATTCGCCAAGCAATCTAATAACTCTACATTTGGTGTTGTGTCACCTCGGCAAGAGAAATTTCTTCACATTTCACCAGTCAAATATAATTTTGGTAAGATTTCTATGGTTATGGCTTTTACTCCGGCAGTGGACACGGCAAGCTGACTTGAATTTTGAACACAAGACTGCCGCTTTCGAAAAGAGACAGACCAAAGTGAACATAGTCCGAGACACTCACATCAGAAACAATGCCCGCGCCGATCCCAATCTCTCCATCCACCGAGGTTCTGCTTCGCTGTTCCGAGGCCGCCGACGTGCGGCTACAGCAATACACCAAGGGACCTCGGGAAGCCGAGATTgtcgtggccgtcgtcggaGTCGGCTACGTCGGGAGGCGGCTTGTGCAGTCCTTTTCGACCCAGTTCAAGGTCATTGCCTACGACATCTCGTCTGCGACGCTCCGTTCCGCAAGACGTGAGCTGTCCAGCGGCGCCAATGTCAAGTACACGACGTGTCCGATGGACATGAAGCAGGCTACTCACTTTCTGATATCCGTGCCAACTCTGGTCAACACAGACGCATCCATCAATACAACACATATCAAGGACGCCATCAACACCGTGGCCACAGTTGCTCAACAGGGCTCGACTGTTGTCCTAGAGAGCTCTGTAGCCATCGGCATGACGAGAAGCCTCCTCGGCCCTATTGCCGTCTCATACGGCTTGTATGCCGGCATGTCTCCGGAGCGCGTGGACCCTGGCCGCACGAATCCCCCGTGCGCGAGCATTCCCAAAATTATATCTGGACTTGACGACGCGGTGCCGGGCTCGCTCGCCTCCATCGAGCAGGCATATGGACAGGTATTCAGCAGGCTGGTCCCGGTTTCTTCCCCCGAGGTGGCGGAGATGACTAAACTCTACGAGAACTGCCAACGGATGATGTGTATAGCCTTTGTGAATGAGATGGCTGATGCCGCTCTGTCGCACGGCATTGATCCATATGAGGTTTCAagagccgccgccaccaaaccCTTTGGATATGCGCCCTTCTCACCGTCGGTGGGCGTCGGTGGTCACTGCATCCCCGTAAACCCTTACTATCTATTATCCAATAGCTCTTTTCCGCTCTTGCAGGCCGCCAcggaggccatggccgcccgCCCGGCACAGATTGCCAGGCGAACTGTGGAGGATTTGAAGCTTTCAGCTACCATGGATGGCTTAGAGAAAGGTCGAGTCCTTGTTGTGGGCGTGGGCTTCAAGGCCGGTCAGTCAGTGTTGAGTTATTCCCCCGGCGTGGCGCTCTTGAACGCGCTGCATGAGCAAGGACAGGTTGAAGTGAACTTTGCCGATCCTCTTGTCTCACAAGAGGACCTGCCTCATGTCACACGGCTGAGTGAAGCTGAATGGAACCAGAAAACCTTGGAAACATTTGACGCCATTATTATATGCGTGAAGCAGCCCGGCCTGGATTATCAAGTTTTACAACACTTGAGCGGTGTAAGGGTTGACATTTGGTGCGAGTAGGAGATTTcattataaatatatatattgcGTGTAACAAGGAAGAGGCCAATTGTCGGCAACGACGAGTCCTGTATCGAATATACTTCTTTCAGATTCCCTCTAGACATAGTGATGCGCGCTGCGGCCTATGTTCAACTTCTGCAAAGCAGGGCGGACTGTGGGCGAGGATAGCATCTAATCTATTGGTTACACAATCACCGATAGCTTAATGCCCTTGTTGCGGATTCTATGCCGGAGGGACAGTCTTCAAGTGCTGTGACACATCTGAACTCCAGGTCTGCGTGCCAGGCAGTATagatgccgccaccgcccaAAGGCAGCATTGCGGGATACTACCTAAGACATCCCCGCGGCGTCTGACTCATGTAGAATGTATAAATGTGTAGCTGAAAAGACCCCGCAGCTGGTGTGAGGGGTTTCAAGCTGAAAAAGAAGCAGGACATGCAGGCGAGGTTGAAGAGGAGTCATATGCAGAGCAATATGCTGTGACCGGCCATACAATGCAACGCTTGTCAGGCCGGAATACTTCGGCTCTTCTCGGGATGAAAAGCGACGGAAATAAAGTGATGGTACGAAATACCATGTTCCTTTTCAACAATATTTGTCGAAAAAAAGGTACATGCCCGTACGCGTTCATCGgccatcaacctcaactCTGTTGCAATTCCGGAAATAGAAGCCTTTCAGGCTTGCACTGCCCAGGTTTCTGATACATTGTATGTGAAACAAGGTAACGGAAATTTTCGTCATTGGTTGGTCGGCTCCCGACCCTGCTTGAGACATGTCCACAAGTCGGTGATGAGAAGCTATTAGTCCAAGTCTCTGCTGCCCATTTTCCTTATTCGTCAACAGCGGCATAGATAGTAATATGACGTTGCTCAGCGTATGTTGCAATTGGGCCTTGCAATGTCACAACGGCAAGCTGTAGAGAGTCTAGGGTGCATCACGTCACCTCGTAGCACATGCTCTTTTGTATTGTCGAGCTTTTTGCCGTGTCGTGATGTCGATATGCTTGTCGACATCAATGGCCACCTGTCATAAAGTACAGAATTGTTCTTTCCAAGTTATGAATTTGTATCTGTGCGAGAGGGAGAGCAAGAGACGGACAGACAAGCAAGATTTGACGTTTGGCTCCAATATGCTACCAGACACATGTGTAGCCCATCCTACCACGACGGCATGCAAGACTTGTCATAATGCGGCAGTGGACAATCCAGGACAGGTAGGTGAGCAGTAGTCGACTCATCTATTCCGTACGCCCGCACAGATGAGAGGTTCGTATTTGCGCAATGGGTGCCCGATGATCCATGTCTCAAAAGCCTCGGTTGAAGACAAAAGTCCATTTGACAGACGGCAGACAGATGTCTTGGTGTGACGACGCACTGGCACAATGGTCTGcgtgatggtggtgacgatgcAACTTGATACCCCCCTCGAGATATGCATGGTTGAAACTTGAATGACTCTTGAGGAGCgactcttgactcttgagtcttgattCTTCAAGACTGGCTGTCACGTGCCCCGAGATTGGTTGGATATTtaacgacgacgacgacatcttCTCTTGTCCGCCTCGGTTCGAAAACCAACACGACTCCTTTCCCGTTTCTTTCCTGCTCACAGTCGCAGTGGCACTACCCTCGTAATTCTTTCCCCAAACGCCTTCACCATCGCAGCCATGTCCAGCATCACACGCACCGTAGAGGTTGGGCCAAACCCAACTGAATGGTATGGCACGATGATCGTGAAGGGCATCAAGTACAGTGATGGTAGTCAAGTGGCCATTGACAAGTTCCTCGGCATCGCATTCACGTCTCCCGCCGCTGTTGACAAAGATGCCTTCAACGTGTCTGTAAGTCCTTGGCAGGATGTCAAGGCAGAGGTCATCAATGAACCAATTGACGCGTCGACGTGTCTCGTCACGGCGAAACTCAACTTCGAAAAGAGCTACAAGTTCAACGCGTCCGACACAATAACAattggcgtcgaggccgaccTGAGAGATCATCCTGAGCCCTACACGGAATCTGTCAggctcggcgccgacgcggTTCCCAACGTCAACGGGACTGTGGTGATTACAACGGCAGATGCCCCGAATCCGGCGCTCGAGTCCCGAGAGGTGACCTTGTCGTTTGCACAAGGCTCACGAAACTTCACTGCTACCGCACTGCCCGGAAAAACCACGTCGATTCAAATTCCATACGGCAAATACGTTGTGTCGAGCTCAGAGCTCACGACTGCGGACGAAACCGTTGTCGCGACGTCTGAGGTTTCGCCCTCGTCTCTGCCCGTCGACGCTGACCAAGAAGTTGCTGTCAAGGTCACTTTTGGCTCGGTCCAAACGTACGGCGCCATAGATGTATCGATTGGAGACATTCCGTCTCTCGAGTCTGAGATGGTCCATGTGTACCTGACGCGTGACGGCAGCCAATTCACGGACTTTTACAGCAAAGACAACGAGACAACGTCACTGCGGCGACTTCCGGACTCGGGAAACGTCCAAGTTTCCATCCATGCCATTACACTAAATAATGTTCAATACGGCTTTTCCACCAAGAGTCTGGATCTCGCTGCCCAACTTTTCACCGTCACGTTTGGCCAAAGTGACGTTACAGCTTCGCCCGTGGATACCACAGGCTTTGTTGAACTGCCTATTGTGATGCAATCAGATGGTGTCACGTCAGATCAGGATGTGTCGCTCCGCATGGCATCAGATGAGCTCATCTACACCCAAAAGGTTCCAGCCAAGGCAGGCACCACGCCGTTCTCGGTACCTGTAGCTCCGGGAGAGTACCAACTTCAAGACTCCAGCTTCGTCGTAAGCGGAACCGTCTATGCTGTCAACGGCCCAAGCACCTTGACGGTTGCGAAAGACGGTAGCACACAGCTCAATCTGGAGCTGGTGAAGGGAGCCAATCTCCACGTCAAAGGTTTCCCCGACGTCTTGGCGTTCGGCGGTCTCGCAGACATGACTCCAACCAACGCAGATGACTTTGTCGCGGCACGCGCCTCGTCCGTCTTCAAGTATGCCGGCAacgacggtgccggcgaCAGCGGTAGCTTCTTGACAGACGATCCTGCCACCACGCGCACTATTCAACTCGCGCGCGACATCGAGGCTAAACTCGGAGACGGGAGCTCCGTGCTGCCCATCATGATTTCCTACACGGTCAACCTTTCCCTGGGCGACATTTACACGAAGCTGCAGGACACGACTGGCCTCACGCACAGCTTCGCCAATCTGATTCTGTCACTCAATATATGCAACACCTTCATCGATCAGGACCATCCCGTGCCCGCGGGCTTCATTGTCAACGCCGACTTCCTCGGAGAGGGCCAGAAGGAGAATCTGGTCGACTACGCCATGCCCGTCAGAGAACCATTACAAGGCGCACTTGACCACTGGAGCGTCAAGGCAACCATTCCCGATTCCATCAACGACACGTTTGCCGGCTATACTCTAGCCGTGAACTGGCTCGTCCGCACCGTCGCACCCGCCGCCACGTTTGGCTGGCAAGTCAATATCTGGGGCGGCGGCACTTCCACTTGGATCTACGACTCGGGGCCCGGTGATCAGCAACCGCTCGACCAGGCCAAGCAGACGGCCGACTACATCAAGAAACTCGGCACCTACGCCAGCGGCGACTACACGCCCGACTTCCTCGCCGTGGACCGGTACGAAGCCGACGACTGGACTGTGCGTGCCTACGTCCCCGGGTACTTCTACGGCCCGTACGAATGGCGTCGCTACTACGACTTTGTCAGGTATCTCGGCCTCGAGCTGCAGGTGCCCGTGGCGCCGTGGCAGATTCCGACGAGCCACGCGCCGCTCGTCATGGACGCCGTCGCGAGCGACTTTGATTCGCAGCACTGGGGCACCGGAGGCAGCTACCTGCTGGGCGATGCCGACGTCGGTTCCGACATTGGCAACATCAACCCGACGGTGCTGGACCTGGAGCTCAATGCGACGctcatcaaggccaagactgCCAGGGAGGTCTGGCAGCGCGGCGAGCCGTTCGATCTGACACAGCCGGCGTACCAGGACTTTCCGGTGCGTGGTATATTCGCGGTCCTGCTGGGAGGAGGCTCGACGACTGGCATTATCTCGACTGTTGGCAATGCGGGGGAGTGGGTGGCCGGCAGGCTTCGCGCGTACGCGGACAATCCTATCCCGCTTGATAAATATCCCGTTGAAGCGTCTGGCTCCGGGGGCGCTCGTGTCGGGGCCATTGCCAGAAGGCGTGTTCTGAGGAAGTGAGTGTCGTGGGTTGATGCTGGCAGAATGAATTACAGAGATTGAAACATGACGGGGCGGCTTTTGTTTCCTTGCTGGGGGACTTGTATTACGAGATTGGTGCTGGTGAGCTGAGGGTTCTTGACGAGGAACAAACACTCCTTTTCGGCTGGAAATATAATCATAATAGCGTGCGAAGTAACTGAATGCTAGGGGTCTAATTGCAAAGATATTCAGGTTAATCTGGAGCACTATGCGGACTTTATGCCGGGCAGTCCGTAGTACCTGACCACGACCAACTACTCTTTATTAGGCCTTGGTATATtcgtatatatatttctGCAGACAGATGTATCTTACCGTAGGTTGTAAATTCTGGGGTTTGTGGTCAACTGATACTGTCTAGCGACATTCAAGTGCTCCCAGTTTCAATAACTATTGGTGGATTAAAATGTGCATAAACACTACAGCCTGAGGTGCCTTTTTGTTTCCTGGCTTCAGTTTCGTGGTAATTAAAGGCAGTTGGTGCATATTGACCACATGGCTAATACAGAGAATTCCATCCACATGATGTATAGCAAGTTTACATATGGCATCCTAGATGTTAATTCAGGAACACCTGGGCGTAGCACTTGTAGTCCACTCATTAGGCACTCATTCAAGTATCTTAAATTCTCAAGTACATCGCGGCGACGCAAACCGGAGATGTTGACTGTGCATCAAATCTTCTCTTCCATGGCCCATGACTGAATTTCTGCCTAGGTGTCATGTCAGGCTGCGTACAATGTTTTCAGCAACTAGTTTGCTTTTGAAGGGGGTGGTCCCTAATTTGCCCGTTGGCCGTATTTCGAGCTCGTTGGCGATGTAACAGTCGGAAGTAAGAAGCGTTGAAATGACCACGTGCAGATCAGATCCCCGGCCATCTCGTTATACACTTTAATATATTACAATATCTAAGTGTATGCCGCGTGGTTAGGCCACGCTACGGCTAAAACATAGAGTGACTAGATGTCTTACATGACTATCTGGCTCATTTTTCTTTATTGTATTCATCAACTTGAGTGATATTACGTAGTGCATACTTTTCGATGGGTAATATTATGCCAGACTGTACATTCATCACCGACTTGAGACATGGCCACATTTCGGTCGGCATTGGACCCTGGTGGAAATCTTCCTTTGGTGAGGTAGCCCTCGCCTTAACCTGTGGCTGGCTGTGTTTCTTCATCCGACGCAGTTCAACCCGCCACCGTCTCCAAATCTCACCAGATGCTGGCGAGCTTGTGGAGTGACTACCAATAACCTGCCAGAACGACGGCATGGCGTGTTCACCAAGATTAATTCCAGACATAAGAAATGAAAACACGACCAAGGTTGGTTCTTTATACCCATCCTTTAAACTAGCAGGGCTGATTCAGCAAGCGAATTAAACTTGTCTCATCACAAAGATGGCCCCGATTGCTCCAAGACAGGGTGTGAAATCCGAGTGTACACAATGGTTTCCTGCCAATTTTAGCCCAAGACATTTCTGCCTGCTGTAAACGGCGAGCCCATCACAATATATCGCTGGTTCTGACGATTCTTTATTCACATTATTACCCCCGGTGGCCTATGTCCGCATGTTGATTCGTCTCACCTTATATATCGCACGGTGTTGACTCCAGCCCATTCTGTAAAGTTTTCTTGATGCAGGGACTAGGCGCACGGATCGTATTGCATTGTTCATTTTCACAATGAAGAAGCACGGCAGAAATAGTCTGACTGCCGTGGGCATGGCTATCTTGGCCAAACTTCCAGGTTTGTTAAGTAACACCCTGTAGTGAATCAGAAAGGCTAAACTTTTTCAGATACTCTTGCGTCGCTCAATCTACCCATCACGGACATGTTTACACATGGCGCAGTGAACATTGACATTGGATTGCCTGATACTCAGTACACGCTGCTGTTTGACCCGGGTTCATCCAATACATGGATTGGTGCTCAGAAGGCATATGTCATCACCTCATCCAGCCAGGAGACGTCTGATTCTGTGGCCGTAACCTATGGTTCCGGCAGCTTTTCCGGGCTCGAGTACAACGACATCTTGACTATAAGCGGAGCCGACTTTAATCAGAGTATCGGAGTGGCAAATACAACTACTGGAGTCACTGAAGTTGACGGGCTTCTTGGTTTAGGTCCCACCGACCTCACCCTGGGGACTCTGACTCCGGATAAGAGCCAGACGATTCCCACCGTTCCAGATAATTTATTCTCACAGGGACATGTTGAAAGCGCAACTGTCACCATTGTCAAGCAAGCCATCACCTTTGGCTCAACGTCTCTGACAAACGTCACGTACGCCCCTATTACAGAAGTCGCAGTGGCCAAGACATTTTGGGGATTTGATGCCAGCGTTGCCTACGGCGACAGCAGCTTGTTGTCAGCTAAAGCCGGCATCATTGACCATGGCTCTACGGCAACGTTGCTGTCTACCAGCAGCTTCAACCACCTGCTGAATCTAACAGGAGCAACTGTAGACGATAATACAGGCCTCCCGGTTCTTTCGTCGTGCTCTGCATTGGATCCTATGATTTTGACACTGGCAGgcgtcaacatcaccatcccCGTCGACATATACAGGTGGCCCGCCGACAACAACACTGCTATTGGGGGCGACAAGAATAAATGCTACCTTGCCATTAGCAACATTGGCACTTCCTTTGAAAACCTCTCGCAAAGACCAAACCTTCAGTTTCGGAAGTCTTCGTTTTCGGGAAACCAAGCTGATGAGGACAATGTCAGTTTTATCCTCGGGTACACCACCTTGAAACACTTTGGTGTTGTTCTCGACAAAGAAAATTCGCTCATCGGCATGACGAGCCAGGTCATGGAGGCTCGATAGTGGGAATCGTCTGCCTAAACTCGCAATAAATGACTTGCGCCGCGTTCACGGAGTTGGCTGCAAGCGCTTGGGAGACAACACCATGATGGGCAACTAGTCAGTTCCAACAAACATAATTCACTTACGTCTTCAGGAAAGCATTATTGGTCAGGACTCAGGAAAGGGGAATCCAGTTCGCTGTAGTTCCGGCAAAGTCCAGGACTCTACTAATATCTTACTTTTGATCATAAATTTCTTTAATACAAAATGCCAACTCCCCGGGGTGATTCGGGTATTGGGTCGAAAAACACGTGCTCAATGTGACCTGATAATATGAAGAAATAGGTTGGACAATGAAATCAGCGAGCCTGTGCTGGGACATTTGTGACTCGGCATGTCGCGCGACAGCATGGCCTGTGAGGGCAAGGGGCTATTTCCGCAAATTACTAATTTGAAGTGCCTATTCCTCGAAGACTGAGACGTGCTTTATGTCCTATTACCACGTCCCTCAGACCCTGCAAGGTCAGCGAATGGATTCGTTGCTTGAACCGCCACGCTTCTACCTGACAATGTCATTGTCATGTAACGTCGGGTATCAGCACTTCTGCATTGGCTACATATGCACTCTGTATATTCCGTACTCGGTGCAGAGGCGGCTCTTGCCGATGTGGCATACTTCTGAGCGAAtccccttcttcccgtcGCGTGAGTCGCAGAAACAATGGGCTTGCTAAGGAGATTGGCACCATCCCAAGCAACCAGCCGGTGCTTGTTCTGTGGCCCCTGGAGCTACATCAAACTATTTGCAACcaggctactccgtagtttaGCAGCGTTTCAATCTCCCACTCGTACATTCTCTGAAGAGCCAATACCGTGATTCTTTCATGTTGCAGCCTGCACCGCGCCTCAAAGACCTGATGTAATGCTCAGTGACCTGGGAGATGCCTTAAGGAAGAGACGTCAAGTTGAGGCCTGACACGCAGCCAGGGCGGAGCAATTACTCGctccgtttttttttcataaTCCATAGCACAATACGTAGTAGACTGTATGGAGGACTCAGTTGATCTCCTATCATGATCACCATAGCTGCTTTTCCCTTGCTCCATGGCGTTTGGAGTCGTTGGCAACGGAATAgcacagccacagccacgcATCTCGCCAGGGTCCCGGCTCGGTACCCCATACATTCTCCACTTTGGATCGGCGTGATCTCTTAGTCATCTGCGTGGCTCGTGCGAGAGATCTCACGTGATCTGGTCATTGAAAAGAAAATTGTACCGCAAAATATTTCCTTTCCGTCCCTCAAcatttttcttcctctcAGCCAACACCGCTACGGCGCTGCATCGCATCCCCGATGGCGCTTTGGCCCAGATCAGAAGAGTCCTCCTCTACCCAGGCCGAGTAAGTTGTTGCCATTCTCCTGTTTTTGCTATTTTCTGTGACCATTATGATGAATTTTCCCTTGTGAAATTACCGCGGCTTATGACACTCGTCAGAGTGGCCTGATTACGAACATTACTCAACTATTTCCTGATTTTGTGTATCTTCCACTATTTCATCTCGCGAGACATGTACCATGTTCAGAGTGGTTGCTAACAACTGTCCAGTTTCCAGATATGCCGTTGACAACGGACCGAACTTGTATTTTCACCGACTGACGTAGCAACCCACCATTTGTCGATATAGTTCTATCAGCTCCTCATCCATATTTTCTCTGTAGGGTACAATCCGTTTGTGTATCGCAGATATACATTCGTTGGGTATCCCAAAACTGGAAGTTCTTTGTGGCCACCTTGTGTTTAGATACTTCAAGCGGCTTCGGCTTCTAGCTAGTCCCAAAAAAACATTTTGCATGCTCTCTGACACTATGTATCGTTCCATGTGATTGCAGTTGCCGCCGCGTACGCACTTGACTGTTGAGAAATGTGAATCAAGCCAACGAATCTTTCTTACGAGGAGAGCACTCGGACCTCGCAATCTCGTTGTTCAGTTTGCTTGCTTCCGACAACCATTTTAGACTTTTATAATCTCTTATCGACTGCCCGTATGAAGTGAAACGGTGATGGCTGGGAAACTCTTCCATGAAGATCATTGGCTTTCTACGTGCAATGGGTGCAAGATGATCCTTGGAGAAATTTTGTCTCGTCGCATTGCAAGGATCTATGCGCGGCCAGCGAGCGTTGGTCACGGCCAACTCCAATTATAACGCTTTGGCAAGCAGTATCGGACAACCACGGAGTCATGTTCGACTCAAGGAGCGAATATCAGCACGGACAAAATCAACAACTCAAAGAAAAGTCACGAAACTAAGCTGGCTGGTCTATTCACACCCCATACAACAATTGATAACATCGCCGTTGGAAATAAATTACAGCGTGACCTACCCTATGGCCAGattgcaccagactcttgtGGTGCTGATTCGGCGATGCAGACCGGAGCCCCCTGGTATTAACCCACGGCTCGGGCGTCTGCCTAATTAACCCATTCACTGAATCTCACATGGCAGTCCGACCAGCCAGACGATTTTCCCGCCAGGCGCGGATCCTGTGGGCTTTGCGGCGTCGTTGATTTCGGAAGTGACGCAGCACA
The DNA window shown above is from Metarhizium brunneum chromosome 1, complete sequence and carries:
- the wbpA_0 gene encoding UDP-N-acetyl-D-glucosamine 6-dehydrogenase; its protein translation is MPAPIPISPSTEVLLRCSEAADVRLQQYTKGPREAEIVVAVVGVGYVGRRLVQSFSTQFKVIAYDISSATLRSARRELSSGANVKYTTCPMDMKQATHFLISVPTLVNTDASINTTHIKDAINTVATVAQQGSTVVLESSVAIGMTRSLLGPIAVSYGLYAGMSPERVDPGRTNPPCASIPKIISGLDDAVPGSLASIEQAYGQVFSRLVPVSSPEVAEMTKLYENCQRMMCIAFVNEMADAALSHGIDPYEVSRAAATKPFGYAPFSPSVGVGGHCIPVNPYYLLSNSSFPLLQAATEAMAARPAQIARRTVEDLKLSATMDGLEKGRVLVVGVGFKAGQSVLSYSPGVALLNALHEQGQVEVNFADPLVSQEDLPHVTRLSEAEWNQKTLETFDAIIICVKQPGLDYQVLQHLSGVRVDIWCE
- the CARP gene encoding Polyporopepsin; translation: MKKHGRNSLTAVGMAILAKLPDTLASLNLPITDMFTHGAVNIDIGLPDTQYTLLFDPGSSNTWIGAQKAYVITSSSQETSDSVAVTYGSGSFSGLEYNDILTISGADFNQSIGVANTTTGVTEVDGLLGLGPTDLTLGTLTPDKSQTIPTVPDNLFSQGHVESATVTIVKQAITFGSTSLTNVTYAPITEVAVAKTFWGFDASVAYGDSSLLSAKAGIIDHGSTATLLSTSSFNHLLNLTGATVDDNTGLPVLSSCSALDPMILTLAGVNITIPVDIYRWPADNNTAIGGDKNKCYLAISNIGTSFENLSQRPNLQFRKSSFSGNQADEDNVSFILGYTTLKHFGVVLDKENSLIGMTSQVMEAR